One window from the genome of Pyrobaculum ferrireducens encodes:
- a CDS encoding TrpB-like pyridoxal phosphate-dependent enzyme, whose protein sequence is MVSRWYNIAADLPIALSPPRDPDEGESRIGLLSKILPSALIDQEFTAERWVSIPEEVRDVYRRVGRPTPLFRAEGLERALGVKTRIYYKFEGVLPVGSHKLNTAVAQAYYAKADGAVEVATETGAGQWGMAVSLAAALFGLKAVVFMTRSSYNSKRQRLTFMRTYGAVVYPSPSEVTEAGRRHYRPDHPGSLGIAISEAVEYVLSGERRRYLPGSVMEFVLMHQTVIGLEAVEQLPEEPDVAVACVGGGSNFAGFTYPMIGMRLRGEGFEKTRFVAVESEAAPKLTRGEYKYDFPDAVGVLPMLKMYTLGHDYVPPAIHAAGLRYHGAAPSLSLLKRLGIVEPLAYPQEEVMKAAVLFARSEGVVPAPESAHAIRAVIDLAKKLPDGSVIAFNLSGHGLLDADAYEKFLA, encoded by the coding sequence GTGGTGAGCCGTTGGTATAACATCGCCGCGGATCTGCCGATTGCCCTCTCGCCGCCGAGGGATCCCGACGAGGGTGAGAGCAGGATTGGCCTCCTCAGCAAGATCCTGCCCTCTGCTTTAATCGACCAGGAGTTCACCGCGGAGCGGTGGGTATCTATCCCGGAGGAGGTGCGGGATGTCTACAGACGGGTGGGGCGGCCGACGCCCCTTTTCAGAGCCGAGGGGCTGGAGAGGGCCCTCGGGGTGAAGACGAGGATCTACTACAAGTTTGAGGGAGTGCTGCCGGTGGGTAGCCACAAGCTCAACACAGCGGTGGCGCAGGCGTACTACGCAAAGGCTGACGGCGCCGTGGAGGTGGCCACGGAGACCGGGGCGGGGCAGTGGGGGATGGCCGTGTCGCTGGCGGCGGCGCTCTTCGGGCTGAAGGCCGTTGTGTTTATGACGAGGTCCTCCTACAACTCCAAGAGGCAGAGGCTGACCTTCATGCGTACATACGGCGCCGTGGTGTACCCCAGCCCCAGCGAGGTGACCGAGGCCGGGAGGAGGCACTACAGGCCCGACCACCCGGGCTCTCTGGGCATAGCCATATCCGAGGCTGTGGAGTACGTGCTGTCTGGCGAGAGGAGGAGGTACCTGCCTGGGAGCGTCATGGAGTTTGTCTTGATGCATCAAACAGTCATCGGGCTGGAGGCCGTGGAGCAACTGCCGGAGGAGCCAGACGTCGCCGTGGCGTGTGTGGGGGGCGGCTCTAACTTCGCCGGCTTCACATACCCAATGATTGGGATGAGGCTGAGGGGGGAGGGGTTTGAAAAGACGCGGTTCGTCGCCGTGGAGTCGGAGGCGGCTCCCAAACTCACGAGGGGGGAGTATAAATACGACTTTCCAGATGCCGTGGGGGTGCTCCCCATGTTGAAGATGTACACCCTCGGCCACGACTACGTGCCGCCCGCCATCCACGCCGCGGGGCTCCGCTACCACGGCGCGGCGCCCAGCCTCTCGCTACTGAAGAGGCTAGGCATCGTGGAACCCCTCGCCTATCCCCAAGAGGAGGTGATGAAGGCGGCCGTCCTATTCGCCAGGTCAGAGGGCGTCGTCCCGGCGCCTGAGTCGGCCCACGCCATCAGGGCGGTTATCGACCTGGCGAAGAAGTTGCCGGATGGCTCTGTAATCGCCTTCAACCTATCGGGCCACGGCCTTCTCGACGCCGACGCGTACGAAAAGTTTCTAGCATAA
- a CDS encoding branched-chain amino acid ABC transporter permease: MIDILIDGVLRGGVYAIAALGYVLVYRASKVVNLAHGTFALTSAYLFWALSPDLGPVGALIAIIPLSFILAAVVERAVVRPMLGEPVIQIIAATIGVSYLLKGLLLAWLQVRYALPGWLLVPFEHSLFPRGFLEVAGLRLDFNFAGSFLASLASFGFFYWFYKNTSLGVAMRAMSNDRVSAVAFGIKSSESIAIAWALSGILAALAGVFYASIYGGASGQVEYIGIKALPVIILGGLDSVGGALVAGVAIGVLEVLGKLYLEPLFGGGFGEVFPLLFMIAVLLVRPYGLFGTERIERV, encoded by the coding sequence ATGATAGACATATTGATCGACGGAGTTTTAAGGGGCGGGGTATACGCCATAGCGGCGCTCGGCTATGTTCTCGTCTATAGGGCTAGTAAGGTGGTTAATCTAGCCCACGGCACATTTGCGCTTACCTCAGCCTACCTATTCTGGGCCCTGTCGCCTGACCTCGGCCCCGTCGGCGCCCTAATCGCCATAATTCCTCTTTCCTTTATTCTAGCGGCTGTAGTTGAGAGGGCGGTGGTGAGGCCAATGCTTGGGGAGCCTGTGATTCAGATAATCGCGGCGACCATAGGAGTGAGCTATCTCTTAAAGGGCTTGTTGCTGGCGTGGCTCCAAGTTAGATACGCCCTTCCCGGGTGGTTGCTCGTGCCTTTCGAACACTCGCTGTTCCCTAGAGGCTTTCTGGAAGTCGCCGGCCTGAGGCTGGACTTCAACTTCGCCGGGAGTTTCCTAGCCTCCCTTGCGTCCTTCGGCTTTTTCTACTGGTTTTACAAAAATACATCTCTGGGCGTGGCTATGAGGGCTATGTCTAACGACCGTGTGTCGGCTGTGGCATTTGGTATAAAATCCTCCGAGTCCATAGCGATCGCGTGGGCTCTCTCTGGGATATTAGCGGCGTTGGCAGGTGTATTTTATGCATCTATATACGGAGGCGCCTCTGGGCAGGTGGAGTACATCGGCATCAAGGCGCTTCCAGTTATTATACTAGGGGGACTTGATTCCGTGGGCGGCGCGCTGGTAGCAGGCGTGGCGATCGGCGTGTTGGAGGTTTTGGGGAAGCTGTATCTGGAGCCTCTCTTCGGCGGCGGCTTCGGCGAGGTGTTTCCCTTACTATTTATGATCGCCGTGTTACTGGTAAGGCCATATGGACTCTTCGGAACTGAGCGTATAGAGAGGGTGTAG
- a CDS encoding AMP-dependent synthetase/ligase, which produces MRGRRPWEGLRGETFPKILLERGEAQDAVAIREKSLGVWRPYTWGEYLDKVREFAYGLLALGFRPGEHLAVVGFNRPFLLFAEVAAMALHGKGVGVYPDLLPEERAYWLDYTDSVVVVAEDQEQVDKILAVARELPKLRAIVYWDDRMMWRYEKRIGDVALLSWDEVVKMGREAASTEPGLFEKMAESTSPDDVCLLLSTSGTTGKPKAVMLTYSSMLSMAKNLWEVDPIWEDFEYVSYLPFAWVGEQMMSLAMHMLVGFRLNFVEEPDTLWRDFREIAPHFMFGPARVYEMFYSKIYEHIEDATPLGKAVFKWAINVAEKRAEMELKKARIPPALRLQWWVAYWLVYRSLLDKLGLKRIRYAYVGGSFLGPDYLKFFRGIGVNLKRIWGMTEVSGIATVHRNDDVRLDTVGAPIANTEIKIAEDGEILVRTPAVMAGYYKREDATAEVLRDGWLYTGDVGMLTEDGHLIYLGRKEDVQRLADGTVFSALFIENMLKYSPYVKEALVYGEGRPYVVAILNINFETVSKWAEQRGIAYTSYQDLSQKDAVYELLRGVVARVNSNLPEKLRIRKFTSLFKEFHPDDGEMTRTRKLRRVFIHQRYSNLLEAMYKGDEMVELTVPVKYEDGTVRDVTMAVKIVTL; this is translated from the coding sequence ATGAGAGGGAGGAGGCCCTGGGAGGGCTTAAGGGGGGAAACTTTTCCAAAAATTCTGCTGGAGCGTGGAGAGGCCCAAGACGCCGTTGCCATTAGGGAGAAGTCTCTAGGCGTCTGGAGGCCCTATACGTGGGGCGAGTATCTTGACAAAGTCAGGGAGTTTGCATACGGCCTTCTGGCGCTGGGGTTTAGGCCAGGTGAGCACCTCGCAGTGGTGGGGTTTAACAGGCCGTTTCTACTCTTTGCCGAGGTTGCGGCTATGGCGCTCCACGGCAAGGGGGTGGGGGTCTACCCAGATCTCCTCCCGGAGGAGAGGGCCTACTGGCTTGACTATACCGACTCCGTCGTCGTGGTGGCTGAGGACCAGGAGCAGGTAGATAAGATCCTGGCCGTGGCTAGGGAGTTGCCTAAGCTAAGGGCTATTGTGTATTGGGATGATAGAATGATGTGGAGGTATGAAAAGCGGATAGGAGATGTGGCTCTGCTGAGCTGGGACGAGGTGGTGAAGATGGGGCGCGAGGCGGCGTCCACAGAGCCGGGGCTGTTTGAAAAAATGGCCGAGTCCACCTCTCCCGACGATGTGTGTCTTCTCCTGTCTACATCTGGGACCACAGGCAAGCCGAAGGCTGTCATGTTAACCTACAGCTCCATGCTGTCTATGGCTAAAAATCTCTGGGAGGTGGACCCCATATGGGAGGATTTTGAATATGTGTCTTACCTTCCCTTTGCCTGGGTCGGCGAGCAGATGATGTCGCTGGCTATGCACATGCTTGTCGGGTTTAGGCTAAATTTCGTAGAGGAGCCTGACACTCTTTGGAGAGACTTTAGAGAGATTGCTCCACACTTTATGTTTGGTCCCGCCAGGGTATACGAGATGTTCTATAGCAAGATTTATGAACATATTGAAGACGCGACGCCTCTAGGCAAGGCTGTGTTTAAGTGGGCTATCAACGTCGCTGAAAAGAGGGCTGAGATGGAGCTGAAGAAGGCTCGGATACCCCCCGCCCTTAGACTTCAGTGGTGGGTTGCGTATTGGCTGGTGTATAGATCCCTCTTGGATAAGCTGGGTTTGAAGAGGATTAGGTATGCGTACGTGGGGGGCTCCTTCCTGGGTCCTGACTACTTGAAATTTTTCAGAGGCATCGGCGTCAACCTGAAAAGGATTTGGGGTATGACTGAGGTGTCAGGCATAGCAACTGTACATAGGAATGACGACGTGAGACTCGACACCGTCGGCGCTCCGATCGCCAATACTGAGATAAAAATCGCCGAGGACGGGGAGATATTAGTAAGGACGCCGGCAGTCATGGCTGGGTACTACAAGAGAGAGGACGCCACTGCCGAGGTGTTGAGGGATGGATGGCTGTACACAGGCGATGTGGGCATGTTAACCGAGGACGGCCACTTGATATATCTAGGCCGTAAGGAAGATGTCCAGAGGCTGGCGGACGGCACGGTTTTCAGCGCCTTGTTTATTGAGAACATGCTGAAGTACAGTCCCTATGTAAAGGAGGCCTTGGTCTACGGCGAGGGGAGGCCCTACGTCGTGGCTATCCTAAACATTAACTTCGAGACTGTGTCTAAGTGGGCTGAGCAGAGGGGAATTGCGTACACCTCCTACCAAGATCTTAGCCAGAAGGACGCTGTGTATGAGCTGTTGAGAGGAGTCGTCGCCAGGGTTAATAGCAACCTGCCTGAGAAGTTGCGGATTCGTAAATTTACAAGTCTCTTCAAGGAGTTCCACCCAGACGACGGGGAGATGACTAGGACGCGTAAACTCCGCCGGGTCTTTATACACCAGAGATATAGCAACTTACTGGAGGCCATGTATAAAGGCGACGAGATGGTTGAGCTGACCGTGCCAGTTAAGTACGAAGACGGCACGGTGCGGGATGTCACCATGGCTGTGAAGATCGTGACCCTATGA
- a CDS encoding aldehyde dehydrogenase family protein yields the protein MKVANYINGEFKEPSTGAFQVKTSPVDGSKIAEVPRSGREDAREAIDSAFEALKAWANIPAIRRAEYLYKMLEVFRQMKEDFMKILTVEGGGTYRKVWGEVVFTERLIQNAAELARHYQGRVLQSDSESTISVVFKRSKGVVGVITPWNYPLSISMKKIAHTLAVGNTVVYKPASDTPVTGWLIAQMVAKAGLPKGVFNLVIGPGPVVGEEIVTHKRVAHVTFTGESSTGREIAAKAAGTLKTVTLELGGSDPLIILDDVDVDYAARLAVFASLFHQGQICTSAKRIIVHKAVADKFIERYVHYVKMLRIDDPRKDEKVDLGPLINERQVALMKEFVDDAVSRGGRLLIGGRSWGNFFEPAIFVDVDRNFRIMREEVFGPVRPIVVVENDDQAVEVANDTDYGLSGAVLTNNVNRAFRIAEAVESGMFHINDVTFLEESHVPFGGIKASGVGREGGEWSFHETTYDRWVTVTLRTRRFPIPSALK from the coding sequence ATGAAGGTGGCCAATTACATAAATGGGGAGTTTAAAGAGCCAAGTACGGGGGCTTTTCAGGTAAAAACCTCGCCTGTAGACGGCAGTAAGATCGCAGAGGTGCCGAGAAGCGGTAGGGAGGACGCTAGAGAAGCTATAGACTCAGCATTCGAGGCGCTCAAGGCGTGGGCCAACATCCCGGCGATAAGAAGGGCTGAGTATCTGTACAAGATGCTGGAGGTTTTCCGCCAGATGAAAGAGGATTTTATGAAAATCCTAACAGTCGAGGGAGGTGGCACGTACAGGAAAGTCTGGGGCGAGGTTGTGTTTACAGAAAGGCTTATACAGAACGCGGCCGAGCTCGCCAGGCACTACCAAGGCAGGGTGTTGCAGTCAGACAGCGAGTCCACCATATCTGTCGTGTTTAAGAGGAGTAAGGGGGTCGTGGGGGTCATAACGCCCTGGAACTATCCGCTGTCTATCTCTATGAAAAAAATTGCACATACACTAGCCGTGGGCAACACCGTGGTGTACAAGCCCGCCTCCGACACCCCCGTCACCGGCTGGCTAATTGCGCAGATGGTGGCTAAGGCGGGCCTGCCCAAGGGGGTCTTCAACCTCGTCATTGGGCCGGGCCCGGTGGTGGGGGAGGAGATTGTTACGCATAAGAGAGTGGCCCACGTGACGTTTACGGGGGAGAGCTCGACCGGTAGGGAAATCGCCGCGAAGGCCGCGGGGACGTTAAAGACGGTGACGCTGGAGCTGGGGGGTAGCGATCCCCTGATTATTCTAGACGATGTGGATGTGGACTACGCCGCGAGGCTGGCGGTGTTCGCCTCGCTGTTCCACCAGGGGCAGATATGTACCTCCGCCAAGCGGATCATAGTGCACAAGGCTGTGGCTGATAAATTCATCGAGCGCTATGTCCACTATGTGAAGATGTTGAGAATAGACGACCCTAGGAAGGACGAAAAAGTGGATCTAGGGCCTCTCATCAACGAGAGGCAGGTCGCCTTGATGAAGGAGTTCGTCGATGACGCAGTGTCTAGAGGCGGCCGTTTATTAATTGGAGGACGGAGCTGGGGCAACTTCTTCGAGCCTGCCATTTTCGTAGATGTGGATAGAAACTTTAGAATTATGAGGGAGGAGGTGTTCGGCCCGGTGAGGCCTATTGTAGTTGTGGAAAACGACGACCAGGCGGTGGAGGTGGCTAACGACACAGACTACGGCCTCAGCGGCGCCGTCTTGACGAACAACGTCAACAGGGCGTTTCGAATAGCTGAGGCTGTGGAGAGCGGGATGTTCCACATAAACGACGTCACGTTCCTAGAGGAGTCCCACGTTCCTTTCGGCGGGATAAAGGCCAGCGGCGTGGGGAGGGAGGGCGGCGAGTGGAGCTTCCACGAGACAACTTACGACCGCTGGGTCACAGTGACGCTAAGGACACGCCGCTTCCCCATACCCTCAGCCCTTAAATGA
- a CDS encoding ABC transporter ATP-binding protein, protein MSLVVDRIQVVYNKYILGVKNVSLKAEEGKITALMGPNGAGKSTTLKAISGVAKLERGEVTMGKVIFEGTDITNKHPEEVLKLGLLQVLEGRRVFEELTVEDHLKVAERTARRLGRRPDREVVFQYFPRLRELMSRRAGYLSGGEQQMLVIGMALAIRPRVILLDEPSLGLSPKAVDDLFQVLKQINRNEGITILLAEQNVAASLEIAHYGYILENGRVVLDGPATSLRDNPDVKEFYMGLKAEGYKNVKYWKRKKRYL, encoded by the coding sequence ATGAGTTTGGTTGTGGACAGAATTCAAGTGGTTTATAATAAGTATATCTTGGGCGTCAAGAATGTTTCTCTAAAGGCGGAGGAGGGCAAAATTACTGCGTTGATGGGGCCTAACGGCGCGGGCAAGTCCACCACTCTGAAGGCTATTAGCGGCGTGGCGAAGCTTGAGCGGGGAGAGGTGACTATGGGGAAGGTCATATTTGAAGGCACAGATATTACGAACAAGCACCCCGAGGAGGTGCTGAAGCTAGGCTTGTTACAAGTCCTAGAGGGTAGGCGCGTATTTGAGGAGTTAACTGTTGAAGATCACTTAAAGGTGGCTGAGAGAACCGCCAGGCGCCTGGGCAGGCGGCCGGACAGAGAGGTGGTTTTTCAATACTTCCCTAGGCTGAGGGAGTTGATGAGTAGGAGGGCTGGTTATCTCTCTGGTGGGGAGCAGCAGATGCTTGTCATAGGTATGGCACTTGCTATTAGACCGAGGGTAATACTACTAGACGAGCCTTCTCTGGGCTTATCTCCAAAGGCGGTGGACGACTTGTTCCAGGTGTTGAAACAGATCAATAGGAACGAGGGTATTACTATTCTGCTCGCTGAGCAGAACGTGGCGGCTTCGCTCGAAATTGCTCACTACGGCTACATCTTGGAGAATGGTAGAGTTGTCCTCGACGGCCCGGCGACGTCTCTACGGGATAACCCCGATGTGAAGGAGTTCTACATGGGGCTCAAGGCGGAGGGCTATAAAAATGTAAAGTACTGGAAGAGGAAGAAGCGGTATCTATGA
- a CDS encoding branched-chain amino acid ABC transporter permease: MPAGVFFERYEKVLAFIKWPIHKIGLAAGLLLIYALPLVAPSEYLVRVVIWIAAWALAAAGLNLLFGLAGQISLAQGAFMALGAFTSIYLAKLGIPPLLAMPLAGVLVSLAGLVFGLPSLRLKELYLLITTLGAQFFFDWLLRTEKMAWFSGGAYAVYAPPLSLGPLDLSSGYPLYAAVITITILHLAALANLGRSYIGRAFKAIRDRDVAAEIIGVNVFKYKLLAFVASAYLAAVGGALWAFAVRSVSVESFTFLTSLEVFAAVLIGGLGRVVWGSVLGAAFVVGVPEAIKIVLAGVGIRGLEIALRDVIFGAIILAFLLTEPLGIVELMKKVKERLRLFPFRYFS; this comes from the coding sequence ATGCCAGCAGGCGTGTTTTTTGAGCGGTATGAGAAAGTGCTGGCGTTTATAAAATGGCCCATTCACAAGATAGGCCTAGCCGCGGGCCTGCTTTTAATATACGCCCTGCCTCTAGTAGCCCCCAGCGAGTATCTAGTGCGTGTAGTCATATGGATAGCGGCCTGGGCCCTGGCCGCCGCCGGTCTAAATCTCTTGTTCGGCTTAGCTGGCCAGATATCGCTGGCACAGGGAGCATTCATGGCGCTCGGCGCCTTCACCTCTATATACCTTGCAAAACTCGGCATACCGCCTCTACTAGCCATGCCGCTGGCTGGGGTATTGGTCTCACTAGCCGGGCTGGTCTTCGGCCTACCGAGCCTCCGACTAAAGGAGCTCTATCTGCTAATCACCACTCTAGGCGCCCAGTTTTTCTTCGACTGGCTACTGAGAACCGAAAAGATGGCTTGGTTCTCCGGGGGCGCCTACGCCGTCTACGCCCCTCCACTATCCCTCGGCCCTCTCGACCTCTCGTCGGGATATCCCCTATACGCCGCCGTCATCACCATCACCATCCTACACCTAGCCGCGCTGGCGAATCTGGGGAGGTCCTACATCGGCAGGGCCTTCAAAGCTATACGCGACAGAGACGTCGCCGCGGAGATAATAGGCGTCAACGTCTTCAAGTATAAACTACTGGCCTTCGTCGCCAGCGCCTATCTAGCCGCCGTAGGCGGGGCGTTGTGGGCCTTCGCCGTGAGATCCGTGTCAGTGGAGAGCTTCACGTTCCTCACCTCCCTAGAGGTGTTCGCGGCGGTCTTGATAGGAGGGCTAGGTAGAGTTGTCTGGGGCTCTGTGCTTGGCGCCGCGTTTGTAGTAGGCGTCCCTGAGGCTATAAAAATTGTGCTGGCAGGCGTCGGCATCCGCGGCCTTGAGATAGCTCTTAGAGATGTGATATTCGGCGCCATTATACTAGCCTTCCTACTTACAGAGCCGCTGGGGATAGTTGAGCTAATGAAAAAAGTAAAGGAGAGGCTTAGGCTATTCCCATTTAGATACTTTAGCTAA
- a CDS encoding ABC transporter substrate-binding protein — MQMGKIVIPIIIVIIVAALVAYLSQQGAQAPKTGPTATSSPTASPPASATTTTQQTSPSPSQTQRVLKIGCLFDLTGGTADVGVPWSYGAKSAIDAINNGELTELKKLGITLQCVERDYGYKIPEAQAAYEYFKQQGVVAIIGWGTGDTLALAPQINKDGIPYFSGSYTLSLVKNPYNFYTMASYHEAAAAGVVFVKQYFEKAGASPKMALLYPNVPYGLEPLPAIREEAKRQGVAICAEEVVELTAVSADEQVARVRDKCGDAVAIWYGGTVSAGSVIIKSAYKLGLSKAIFIYNIWGANEATSKLLGPDITKWVGGRLFRVTSALMIDDVKKLAQSGDREASLMVGYINKIGTVTEPFIRGWHAAYILAKGIEYAVKNGKEPTSENIKWALENMPEVKTSYAAPVKYMAGDHRPTTTVYIYQMNSDGTWQKVTEITLPRGNLADDLARYGVKQ; from the coding sequence ATGCAAATGGGAAAGATTGTAATTCCTATCATAATTGTAATAATCGTAGCCGCTTTGGTAGCTTATTTATCACAACAGGGGGCCCAAGCCCCAAAGACTGGTCCCACGGCAACATCCTCCCCAACCGCCTCGCCCCCAGCCTCAGCCACCACAACAACTCAACAGACCTCCCCCAGCCCCTCGCAGACCCAAAGGGTGTTGAAAATTGGATGTCTTTTTGACTTAACAGGAGGGACTGCAGATGTTGGTGTACCCTGGTCATACGGCGCGAAAAGCGCCATCGATGCTATAAACAATGGTGAATTGACTGAGCTGAAGAAGTTAGGTATTACCTTGCAGTGTGTCGAGCGGGATTATGGATACAAGATTCCAGAGGCGCAGGCCGCCTACGAGTACTTCAAGCAACAAGGTGTAGTTGCAATAATTGGGTGGGGCACCGGTGACACTCTGGCTCTTGCTCCTCAGATAAATAAAGATGGAATTCCCTACTTCTCCGGTAGCTACACTCTCTCGCTTGTGAAAAACCCCTACAACTTCTATACCATGGCGAGCTACCACGAGGCCGCGGCCGCGGGTGTGGTTTTCGTAAAGCAGTATTTTGAAAAGGCGGGCGCATCGCCTAAGATGGCTCTGCTGTATCCCAACGTGCCCTACGGCCTTGAGCCTCTCCCGGCAATTAGAGAGGAGGCGAAGAGACAAGGCGTGGCGATATGCGCGGAGGAGGTCGTGGAGTTGACAGCTGTGTCGGCTGATGAGCAGGTCGCCAGGGTGAGGGATAAGTGCGGCGACGCCGTGGCCATTTGGTACGGCGGCACCGTCTCTGCCGGGTCTGTCATTATCAAGTCTGCGTATAAGCTAGGGCTGAGTAAGGCTATATTCATATACAATATATGGGGGGCTAACGAGGCTACCAGCAAGCTCCTAGGCCCCGATATTACCAAGTGGGTCGGAGGCAGGTTGTTTAGAGTCACAAGCGCGTTGATGATTGACGACGTGAAGAAGCTGGCACAGTCTGGCGATAGAGAGGCTAGCTTAATGGTTGGCTACATCAACAAGATCGGCACGGTGACTGAGCCGTTTATAAGGGGCTGGCACGCGGCATACATCCTGGCGAAGGGCATAGAATACGCCGTAAAGAACGGGAAGGAGCCCACTAGTGAGAATATTAAGTGGGCTCTTGAAAATATGCCAGAGGTGAAGACGAGCTACGCCGCGCCGGTGAAGTACATGGCTGGCGACCACAGGCCAACCACCACTGTTTATATCTACCAGATGAATAGCGACGGCACATGGCAGAAGGTGACGGAGATTACGCTACCGCGTGGAAATTTAGCCGATGACTTAGCTAGATATGGTGTCAAGCAATGA
- the trpD gene encoding anthranilate phosphoribosyltransferase yields the protein MDLKTLLRKLGNGQTLTSEEAYALGKFILSGSMSDVEVAASLTAMRVRGESAEEVAGFVKMAREFAVRVPLRLDAIDTAGTGGDGAGTINLSTAAAIVAAASGARVLKHGNRSASGMFGSADFMEAVGYNLELGPERAAELVEYVGFAFVFAPRYHPAFAKVAPVRRQLPFRTIFNLVGPLANPGLVRRQLIGVAEPRLLEVLSGAAAELGFEHAVVVHGSGVDEVSTEGETVVYEVRGGRVERYRVEPADLGAPAVPLPRVSSREEAVARALAGLRGEDREATVAIAVNAAFALYVAGVVGDPRDGFELAMKTIGDGAAYRKLVEAVEASRR from the coding sequence GTGGATCTAAAGACACTCCTTAGAAAACTGGGCAACGGCCAGACGCTCACCTCCGAAGAGGCCTACGCTCTGGGCAAGTTCATTCTCTCCGGCTCTATGAGCGACGTCGAGGTGGCGGCCTCCCTCACCGCCATGAGGGTTAGGGGCGAGTCCGCAGAGGAGGTGGCCGGCTTTGTGAAAATGGCGAGGGAATTCGCCGTGAGGGTCCCCCTAAGGTTGGACGCTATTGACACTGCGGGAACTGGCGGGGACGGCGCCGGGACGATTAACCTCTCCACAGCGGCTGCGATCGTGGCCGCTGCGTCTGGGGCGAGGGTGCTGAAGCACGGCAACCGCTCCGCGTCGGGGATGTTCGGTAGCGCTGATTTTATGGAGGCGGTGGGGTACAACCTGGAGCTCGGCCCCGAGAGGGCGGCGGAGCTGGTTGAGTATGTGGGGTTTGCCTTTGTCTTCGCGCCGAGGTACCACCCGGCGTTTGCAAAAGTGGCCCCGGTGAGGAGGCAGTTGCCCTTCCGCACTATTTTCAACCTCGTGGGGCCTCTGGCGAACCCCGGGCTGGTGAGGAGGCAGTTGATAGGCGTGGCGGAGCCGCGTCTGCTGGAGGTGTTGTCCGGCGCGGCGGCTGAGCTGGGGTTTGAACACGCCGTCGTTGTCCACGGATCTGGGGTGGACGAGGTGTCTACAGAAGGCGAGACTGTGGTTTACGAGGTGCGTGGTGGGAGGGTGGAGAGGTATAGGGTGGAGCCCGCGGACTTAGGTGCCCCAGCCGTGCCGCTCCCCCGGGTCAGTAGCAGGGAGGAGGCTGTGGCTAGGGCGCTGGCGGGGCTGAGGGGGGAGGATAGGGAGGCAACCGTAGCTATTGCGGTGAACGCCGCGTTTGCACTCTACGTCGCAGGCGTGGTGGGGGACCCGCGGGACGGCTTTGAGCTGGCTATGAAGACCATAGGCGACGGCGCGGCGTATAGAAAGCTTGTAGAGGCGGTGGAGGCGTCGAGGAGATGA
- a CDS encoding ABC transporter ATP-binding protein encodes MIDVKNVSVQFGGVSALENVNFGIGKGEVVGLVGPNGAGKTSLLNVISGFYKPRSGRVYLEGRDITDVPPYKRAKMGIGRTFQKTSETFRHMTVLENIMVGAIASHRESLLDYFSAMLWLKWVRREVEILKWAEEVIDFFELYAYRNRPVGSLPYGLQKKVDVARAFAGRPKVLLMDEPMAGLTREEREDMARYIIEMRHVYGVTICLVEHDLGAVADLSDRVVVMAAGRVVAEGRPQEVLRDPRVLELYMGKTRAVA; translated from the coding sequence ATGATTGATGTCAAGAACGTGTCTGTACAGTTCGGCGGCGTGAGCGCCTTGGAAAATGTAAACTTCGGGATAGGGAAGGGGGAGGTGGTCGGCCTCGTCGGGCCCAACGGCGCAGGGAAGACTTCGCTTCTAAATGTTATTTCTGGTTTCTACAAGCCAAGGAGCGGCCGCGTTTACCTCGAGGGGAGGGATATAACTGATGTGCCGCCTTATAAAAGGGCGAAGATGGGGATCGGCCGCACCTTCCAGAAGACAAGCGAGACATTTCGCCACATGACTGTGTTGGAGAACATTATGGTTGGCGCCATAGCGAGCCACCGCGAGAGTCTTCTGGATTACTTCTCCGCAATGCTGTGGCTTAAGTGGGTCCGGAGGGAGGTTGAGATTTTGAAGTGGGCTGAGGAGGTTATAGACTTTTTCGAGCTTTACGCCTACAGGAACAGGCCCGTTGGGTCGCTTCCATATGGGTTACAGAAAAAGGTGGATGTGGCGAGGGCCTTCGCGGGGAGGCCAAAGGTGTTGTTAATGGATGAGCCCATGGCGGGGCTGACGAGAGAGGAGAGGGAGGACATGGCCCGCTACATTATAGAGATGAGGCATGTATACGGGGTCACGATCTGCCTTGTGGAGCACGACTTAGGCGCCGTGGCGGATTTATCGGACAGGGTCGTGGTAATGGCGGCTGGGCGCGTGGTCGCCGAGGGGAGGCCGCAGGAGGTGCTGAGAGATCCAAGAGTTTTGGAGCTGTACATGGGGAAGACTCGGGCGGTGGCATGA